The Ostrinia nubilalis chromosome 17, ilOstNubi1.1, whole genome shotgun sequence genome contains a region encoding:
- the LOC135079692 gene encoding carboxypeptidase B-like translates to MMDLYLLKTFILVSVFHVYINQSNASNCGCKVLRPCYKEMVETLRDGDEAACIEDASIGASTVTIFLKAIKQFCGNLTQVFNDKVTYEGRHLYEVHISEPSEEYKEEEKPIILIEAGQEAGTEPISLALYLIEQLVSCQENHEMIQKARWVILPCTNPDGQEYSRFNRLQWRKNLRPSDDNLSYGVDISRNFEGDWKSCPIVSTGFSSIYPGPAAGSENETAFVQGVLSKYRKEIKGYLSIRRDGHSISYSYGYDVAGPPATPQLEKAAAAITARVNQRAGGVHLFKNQSIFELNGKARCGHSVDYAHQLLTILYSFEMRVFLGSNTRIMAKFQNLPRGYEATLRSGYYSGIKELYNIITKEKTHRFY, encoded by the exons atgatggatttatatttattaaaaacattcATATTAGTTTCAGTATTTCATG TGTATATCAACCAAAGTAATGCATCAAATTGTGG ATGCAAAGTCCTAAGGCCTTGCTACAAAGAAATGGTAGAAACATTGAGGGATGGTGATGAAGCTGCTTGTATAGAAGATGCATCCATCGGAGCTAGTACT GTAACAATATTTTTGAAAGCAATCAAACAATTTTGTGGGAATTTAACTCAAGTTTTCAATGACAAAGTAACGTATGAAGGACGACATCTGTATGAA GTGCATATAAGTGAACCTAGTGAAGAATACAAGGAAGAAGAGAAGCCAATAATCTTAATAGAGGCAGGTCAAGAGGCGGGCACAGAGCCGATCTCACTCGCTCTCTATTTGATAGAGCAGCTGGTGTCATGCCAGGAGAACCATGAAATGATCCAGAAGGCCCGATGGGTGATACTCCCGTGCACAAACCCAGATGGCCAGGAGTATTCCAGATTT AATCGTCTCCAATGGCGGAAAAACTTAAGACCATCTGACGACAACCTTAGCTACGGAGTGGACATTAGCAGAAACTTTGAAGGAGATTGGAAGTCATGTCCAATAGTTTCAACAGGCTTCTCATCCATATACCCCGGGCCGGCGGCGGGTTCCGAAAACGAGACGGCATTTGTACAGGGCGTTCTAAGCAAATACAGAAAGGAGATAAAAGGGTACTTGTCGATTCGGAGAGACGGCCACTCGATAAGTTACTCGTACGGTTACGACGTCGCGGGACCACCGGCCACACCGCAGCTAGAAAAAGCAGCCGCTGCCATAACCGCAAGGGTCAACCAAAGAGCTGGAGGCGTTCACCTCTTCAAGAACCAAAGCATTTTCGAACTCAATGGAAAGGCTCGATGCGGTCACAGCGTCGACTACGCTCACCAGCTCTTGACAATATTGTACTCTTTCGAGATGCGGGTGTTCCTAGGATCCAACACCCGTATAATGGCCAAATTCCAGAACCTACCCCGCGGCTATGAGGCTACATTGCGAAGCGGGTATTACAGCGGAATCAAAGAACTTTACAACATTATAACTAAGGAGAAAACTCACAGATTTTACTAG
- the LOC135079693 gene encoding carboxypeptidase B-like, translating into MVSLQLLVFGITTLLLQVGCGEHNKYDEYTLISLYPTNPQQVEAARHFYDPENRVEILKSSRGVNDSLDVLVPPDRVAILQKYARSNELQFQVKETEYGRKFEFVERVPRRRVLRPFNVYDYNSFGSIQEYLDTVATRHPDLVTLQNLGSSYQGRRMKLVKISADPNAGNPIIFIDAGIHAREWVAPAMALYLIHRLTNDPDARRNELNGVDWYILPVVNPDGYEYTRSSKANRLWRKTRSKSVSNCYGVDGNRNYGFKWAVSGVSSNPCDKETYAGPKPFSEPETLMVRNVMMENAKRLKLYVSVHSYGQYLVYPWGFTGDFLPKTWKKLDSLARSVSDAVQRAGGKPFKVMSAGKWYPAAGGSDDYAFGAVGVPYSYTMELTNGYEFIFPKDLLRTVLPQFYEGFKVFGAQIRKEFRPLEYKAKTYTSSSAENSSEED; encoded by the exons ATGGTGTCACTGCAGTTACTCGTTTTTG GTATAACCACATTACTACTACAAGTTGGATGTGGGGAACACAATAAATATGACGA ATACACCCTCATAAGCCTCTACCCCACCAACCCCCAGCAAGTAGAAGCGGCCAGGCACTTCTATGACCCTGAAAATAGAGTCGAAATTCTGAAGAGTTCTCGTGGAGTGAATGATAGCCTGGATGTACTGGTGCCACCAGATAGAGTGGCCATCTTGCAGAAGTACGCACGGTCCAATGAACTGCAATTCCAGGTTAAGGAGACCGAGTATGGAAG GAAATTCGAGTTTGTGGAACGAGTGCCGAGGCGTAGAGTGCTGCGGCCTTTCAATGTCTACGACTACAATTCCTTTGGTTCG ATCCAAGAATACCTAGACACCGTGGCTACGAGGCATCCCGACCTGGTCACCCTCCAAAACTTAGGCAGCAGCTACCAGGGTCGCCGGATGAAGCTGGTCAAGATCTCCGCAGATCCTAACGCCGGCAACCCTATCATTTTCATTGATGCAG GTATCCATGCTAGAGAATGGGTGGCCCCTGCAATGGCTTTGTACCTCATTCACCGTTTGACCAACGACCCCGATGCTAGACGCAACGAACTCAACGGTGTCGACTGGTACATCCTCCCAGTGGTCAACCCCGATGGATATGAATACACCCGCTCTAGTAAAGCT AATCGACTCTGGAGGAAAACAAGATCAAAGAGTGTGAGCAATTGCTATGGTGTCGATGGAAATAGGAACTACGGTTTCAAGTGGGCTGTCAGTGGAGTGTCAAGTAACCCATGCGATAAAGAGACTTACGCAGGTCCCAAGCCATTCTCAGAACCAGAAACGCTGATGGTCAGGAATGTGATGATGGAAAACGCGAAACGCCTGAAGCTGTACGTATCTGTTCACTCATACGGGCAGTACCTGGTGTACCCGTGGGGATTTACTGGAGATTTCTTGCCCAAGACCTGGAAAAAGTTGGATAGCTTAGCTAGATCAGTATCAGATGCAGTTCAGCGAGCAGGAGGGAAACCATTCAAGGTCATGAGTGCTGGAAAGTGGTACCCTGCTGCTGGTGGCAGCGACGATTACGCCTTTGGAGCTGTCGGTGTTCCTTACTCATACACGATGGAGCTCACAAACGGATACGAATTCATTTTCCCAAAAGATCTTCTACGCACAGTCCTACCACAGTTCTACGAGGGATTCAAAGTTTTTGGAGCCCAAATCAGAAAGGAATTCAGGCCACTCGAATATAAAGCAAAGACTTACACTAGTAGTTCAGCAGAAAATTCTTCTGAAGAAGACTGA